A region of Culicoides brevitarsis isolate CSIRO-B50_1 chromosome 1, AGI_CSIRO_Cbre_v1, whole genome shotgun sequence DNA encodes the following proteins:
- the LOC134838047 gene encoding ATP-dependent (S)-NAD(P)H-hydrate dehydratase — protein sequence MVFFVRRLKQNLKSFLRIQHFSSKMSDNKAQLLLERAKNVVPVLSDERHKGQYGRIGVFGGSMEYTGAPYLAAISALKTGADLVHVFCPQQAAQVIKSYSPELIVHPVMDSPHALAQIEPWLERLHVCVIGPGLGRDQKILRTISELIRICRQLQKPLIVDADGLFLLTQDISLVAEYQGCILTPNAIEFSRLFGNSPNKLHSVIEKLGSGVTVLEKGPKDIIYDTTLNNKFECAAGGSGRRCGGQGDLLAGVLSTFYFWAIDAKDPAPADVACFAASMLAKTCNELAFRKKGRSMTTSDMVEEIHNAFETHFEHENN from the exons ATGGTCTTTTTTGTGAGAcgtttaaagcaaaatttaaaaagttttttaagaatccaacatttttcaagcaaaatgtCAGACAATAAAGCTCAATTACTGTTGGAAAGAGCGAAAAATGTCGTGCCAGTACTCAGCGATGAGCGACACAAAGGTCAATATGGCAGAATTGGAGTTTTTGGAGGCTCCATGGAGTATACGGGAGCTCCTTATTTAGCCG CTATTAGTGCATTAAAAACGGGCGCTGATCTCGTTCATGTGTTTTGTCCTCAACAAGCAGCTCaagtaattaaaagttattcgcCCGAATTGATAg tgcATCCCGTGATGGATTCGCCGCATGCATTAGCCCAAATCGAGCCATGGTTAGAACGACTTCATGTTTGCGTCATTGGACCCGGCTTGGGacgtgatcaaaaaattttacgaacaaTTTCTGAGCTGATTCGCATTTGTCGTCAACTACAAAAGCCTCTGATTGTCGATGCTGACGGTTTATTTCTTCTTACGCAGGATATTTCGCTCGTTGCTGAATACCAAGGATGCATTTTGACCCCAAACGCGATTGAATTTTCGCGATTATTTGGAAACTCTCCGAATAAATTGCATTCGGTGATCGAAAAATTAGGATCTGGCGTCACGGTGTTGGAAAAAGGACCGAAAGATATTATTTACGATACGAcgctaaataataaatttgaatgtgCGGCAGGAGGTTCGGGACGTCGATGCGGCGGACAAGGAGATTTACTTGCGGGCGTTTtgtcaactttttatttttgggcgATTGATGCGAAAGATCCTGCTCCGGCGGATGTTGCGTGTTTTGCTGCTTCGATGCTCGCAAAGACTTGTAATGAATTGGCATTTCGCAAAAAAGGGCGAAGTATGACAACTTCCGATATGGTTGAAGAAATTCATAATGCGTTTGAAACTCATTTTGAACATGAaaataactga
- the LOC134838063 gene encoding adenosine deaminase 2-like, with amino-acid sequence MKRSFLNFLLLLFELILILEISAKSLRKSNKIEDLEMLYEKKRDILIQADEGRLAGGYLHLNRKELVVDRIIQKLKRDEIERGFKNHSQFAPALHFFKAKALIEKSELFKVMQMMPKGSALHLHNSAAVSSEWIIKNLTYREEVHYCQNKKGAILFTVTDFSKCKDAPRNIVQIRSMKTPEEVRIFDHWLESQINMRTDYPDFEYPDQDAVWKRFQTIFDTIEGLITYEPICRAYHKRLLEELYDDGVYYAEIRSSMKSLYDRFGLKHRSAKMLEEVINEFNYTHPDFVGAKVIYTMYRNFSTNMKKQKLDHFINLRKSHPKLVMGFDFVGQEDLNTLIELKQYLDQIPNGTKFFLHAGETNWWGMPTDLNLVDAILMNVTRIGHGYALLKHPTLLDIVMKRNIAIEVSVISNQVLNLVNDLRNHPAAIYLALNLPVVITNDDPTFWGARGLSYDFYLAFMAFSPANAGLKFLKQLALNSIKYSVLTKYERRRFEGIFERKWDEFLTQIVYRYRHIIHHNNAD; translated from the exons ATGAAGCGAAGTTTCTTGaactttcttcttttgttgtttgagTTGATCTTGATATTGGAAATTTCTGCAAAATCTCTCCGGAaat caAACAAAATTGAGGATCTCGAAATGCTGTACGAGAAAAAACGCGATATCTTAATTCAAGCTGACGAAGGACGTCTCGCTGGCGGTTATCTCCATCTAAATCGTAAAGAACTCGTCGTCGATCGAATTATTCAAAAGCTAAAACGTGACGAAATAGAACGTGGCTTCAAAAATCATTCGCAATTCGCTCCCGCCTTGCATTTCTTCAAAGCAAAAGCTCTCATCGAAAAAAGTGAACTTTTCAAAGTGATGCAAATGATGCCAAAAGGCTCCGCGTTGCATTTGCACAATTCAGCTGCCGTTTCCTCCGAAtggatcatcaaaaatttaacatatcGCGAGGAAGTCCATTattgtcaaaacaaaaaaggagCAATTTTGTTCACTGTCACGGACTTTTCAAAGTGCAAAGATGCGCCGCGAAATATCGTTCAAATTCGTTCGATGAAAACGCCCGAAGAAGTGAGAATTTTCGATCATTGGCTCGAAAGTCAGATCAACATGCGAACGGATTACCCGGATTTTGAGTATCCGGATCAAGATGCCGTGTGGAAGAGATTTCAgacaatttttgacacaattgAGGGACTTATTACGTATGAGCCGATTTGCAGGGCGTATCACAAACGATTGCTCGAGGAATTGTATGACGACGGAGTTTATTACGCAGAAATTCGTTCAAGTATGAAAtcc CTTTATGACAGGTTTGGATTGAAACATCGAAGTGCAAAAATGCTTGAAGAAGTCATAAATGAGTTTAATTACACGCATCCCGATTTTGTCGGAGCAAAAGTTATTTATACGATGTATCGTAACTTCAGTACGAACATGAAAAAGCAGAAACTGGATCACTTCATCAATTTGAGGAAATCTCATCCGAAACTCGTTATGGGATTCGACTTTGTTGGACAAGAAGATCTCAATACGTTAATTGAACTGAAACAATATTTGGATCAAATCCCGaatggaacaaaatttttcttgcatgCCGGGGAGAcaa aTTGGTGGGGTATGCCAACAGACTTAAATCTCGTAgatgcaattttaatgaacgTAACTCGCATTGGACACGGTTATGCTCTCCTCAAACATCCAACTCTCCTCGATATCGTTATGAAACGCAACATCGCCATCGAAGTTAGTGTCATTTCGAATCAAGTTTTGAATCTCGTGAATGATTTGCGAAACCATCCAGCTGCCATTTATTTAGCTCTCAATCTTCCCGTCGTCATAACGAATGACGATCCAACATTTTGGGGTGCCCGAGGACTAAGTTACGATTTTTATCTCGCTTTTATGGCATTTTCTCCAGCAAATGcaggtttaaaatttctcaagcaACTCGCCTTAAATTCCATCAAATACAGCGTTTTGACAAAATACGAACGACGCCGCTTCGAGGGAATTTTCGAGAGAAAATGGGATGAATTTCTCACGCAAATCGTTTACCGTTATCGTCACATTATCCATCACAACAATgcggattaa
- the LOC134828170 gene encoding potassium channel subfamily K member 18-like, with protein MEVENADNNEKPTKTRPKITLPTYTSRPTEPATTYFAPATGLPGSTNGFQYVDYMYPQKAGEFIFKQFEGFRDFTMNTAKSGLGFGEKYAFWMYNKVAQWSRSTFTHIFLTIVVLLYSMAGAALFQMIEGRAERRVRRDIANNRTDLIEQILNYTMQPPVSEIQKFNDTKLKTDIEQMILNYEAALRQHLIEGNYDKETAKWSFWNAMFFCGTVYTTIGYGHIVPKTKTGKALTIVYAIIGVPLFLIVLADFGKLFTRIIKFLWAYVRRLYYTGSCRKVRKQPQVQEMMRGINVMYDIVRRPSQMVTTLGVLQTDDSHQNTPAQDLNISPRSRASTISRPTCDSPTTLPEEIEIDDEFNLPISLALSILIIYMLIGAAVYNIWEQWNFFESFYFVFISMSTIGFGDLVPDHPMFMMASIIYLIFGLALTSMCVNVVQIKLSDTFRMASAKLGATIGLEHVDAENVSVAEEQTPVELSTVQVLMENIQEKDENDAENVNDIEQLPPLLPKKDALKQPGRPPKSGDKEKKSKFKKKFFGKK; from the exons atGGAGGTCGAAAATGcggataataatgaaaaaccaacaaaaacgAGACCGAAGATAACGCTGCCAACGTACACAAGTCGACCAACGGAGCCAGCAACGACGTATTTTGCACCGGCAACAGGACTACCGGGCTCGACAAATGGCTTTCAGTACGTGGATTACATGTATCCGCAAAAAGCGGGGGAATTTATATTCAAACAGTTTGAAGGTTTTCGGGATTTTACGATGAATACCGCGAAATCAGg tcttgGTTTCGgcgaaaaatatgcattttggATGTACAACAAAGTCGCACAATGGTCCCGAAGTACATTCACACATATCTTCCTCACGATTGTCGTGCTGTTGTATAGCATGGCAGGCGCCGCTCTTTTTCAAATGATTGAag GTCGGGCAGAACGACGGGTGCGACGGGATATTGCAAATAACAGAACTGACTTAATTGAACAGATTTTGAATTATACGATGCAACCTCCGGTGTCagaaattcagaaattt aatgacacaaaattaaaaacagacATCGAACAAATGATCCTGAATTACGAAGCAGCTTTAAGACAACATTTGATCGAAGGAAATTACGATAAGGAAACTGCCAAATGGTCCTTTTGGAATGCCATGTTCTTCTGCGGGACTGTTTACACAACTATTGGTTACGGCCATATCGTGCCAAAAACTAAAACTGGAAAAGCTCTTACCATTGTCTATGCCATAATTGGTGTCCCGTTGTTCCTCATCGTACTTGCTGACTTTGGAAAACTCTTCACACGAATCATCAAGTTCCTCTGGGCGTACGTTAGAAGACTTTATTATACAGGCTCTTGTCGAAAAGTGAGGAAACAACCGCAagttcaa gAAATGATGCGCGGAATTAACGTAATGTACGACATTGTTCGACGCCCAAGTCAGATGGTAACCACATTGGGAGTACTTCAAACTGATGATTCTCATCAAAATACTCCGGCACAAGATTTAAATATCTCTCCGAGATCACGTGCAAGTACCATATCTCGCCCAACTTGCGATTCGCCAACAACTTTACCCGAAGAGATCGAAATCGATGACGAATTTAATCTTCCGATCAGTTTGGCGCTCTCGATTTTGATCATTTACATGCTTATCGGAGCTGCCGTTTACAACATTTGGGAACAATGGAACTTTTTCGAGTCCTTTTACTTCGTTTTTATTTCCATGTCGACTATTGGCTTCGGAGATTTGGTCCCGGATCATCCGATGTTCATGATGGCGAGCATAATTTACTTGATATTCGGTCTCGCGCTCACTTCGATGTGCGTTAATGTCGTGCAAATCAAGCTCAGTGACACTTTTCGCATGGCAAGCGCCAAATTAGGGGCAACAATCGGCTTGGAACACGTCGATGCGGAAAATGTGTCGGTAGCGGAGGAACAAACACCTGTTGAATTAAGTACAGTGCaagttttaatggaaaatatacaagaaaaagacgaaaatgaCGCAGAAAACGTGAACGATATTGAACAATTACCGCCTTTACTGCCGAAAAAAGATGCTTTGAAGCAACCCGGAAGACCCCCAAAGAGCGGcgataaggaaaaaaagagcaaattcaagaaaaaattcttcggcaaaaagtaa
- the LOC134828171 gene encoding calumenin-B isoform X3 has protein sequence MLLSLGFACLIIIGSSHAIPKESEKRVLDNDLSHSEHYEDGHHNAKYDHEAFLGEDQAKTFDQLTPEESSRRLGIIYDKIDTNNDKQVDLAELKNWIQFTQRRYIQDDVERQWKTHNPSGNDTIEWEVYKGTVYGFLDDLDEKEKDKEDGMGFSYRKMLSRDRRRWAVADRDGDEKLTKEEFTDFLHPEESPYMRDIVVAETIEDIDKNGDGKVSIEEYIGDMYPNKEDDDEDEPDWVKSERDIFMNFRDKDKDGLMDTEEVKEWIIPTDFDHAEAEARHLIYEADADSDEKLTKEEVLEKYDLFVGSQATDFGDVLVRHDEF, from the exons ATGCTGCTCAGTCTGGGCTTTGCTTGTCTCATAATAATCGGTTCGTCGCACGCAATTCCCAAGGAATCGGAAAAACGCGTGCTGGACAACGATTTATCACATTCCGAGCACTACGAGGACGGGCATCACAATGCCAAATACGATCACGAGGCCTTTCTGGGAGAAGATCAAGCCAAAACTTTCGATCAATTGACGCCGGAAGAGAGTTCACGACGATtagg aattatttacgATAAAATCGACACAAACAACGACAAACAAGTAGATTTGgcagaattgaaaaattggatACAATTTACGCAGCGTCGGTATATCCAGGATGACGTTGAACGTCAATGGAAGACACATAATCCAAGCGGCAATGACACGATCGAATGGGAAGTGTACAAAGGGACTGTTTACGGGTTTTTGGATGATTTGGATGAGAAAGAGAAAGATAAAGAAGACGGAATGGGATTTTCTTATCGCAAAATGCTGAGTCGGGATCGTCGACGTTGGGCAGTTGCGGATCGTGATggcgatgaaaaattgacgaaaGAGGAATTTACGGATTTTTTGCATCCGGAGGAAAGTCCGTACATGCGAGATATTGTCGTAGCGGAGACAATTGAGgatattgacaaaaatggcgaTGGAAAAGTGTCGATCGAGGAATATATTGGAGATATGTATCCAAATAAGGAAGATGATGACGAAGATGAACCGGATTGGGTCAAGAGTGAACGtgatattttcatgaatttcag agacAAAGACAAGGATGGATTAATGGACACGGAAGAAGTCAAAGAATGGATCATCCCAACAGATTTCGATCATGCAGAAGCTGAAGCGAGACACTTAATCTACGAAGCTGACGCCGATagcgatgaaaaattgacgaaaGAAGAAGTCCTTGAGAAATACGACTTGTTCGTTGGCTCACAAGCCACAGACTTTGGCGACGTTCTTGTGCGACACGATGAATTCTGA
- the LOC134828171 gene encoding calumenin-B isoform X2, whose product MKKCIRVQLQSIMLLSLGFACLIIIGSSHAIPKESEKRVLDNDLSHSEHYEDGHHNAKYDHEAFLGEDQAKTFDQLTPEESSRRLGIIYDKIDTNNDKQVDLAELKNWIQFTQRRYIQDDVERQWKTHNPSGNDTIEWEVYKGTVYGFLDDLDEKEKDKEDGMGFSYRKMLSRDRRRWAVADRDGDEKLTKEEFTDFLHPEESPYMRDIVVAETIEDIDKNGDGKVSIEEYIGDMYPNKEDDDEDEPDWVKSERDIFMNFRDKDKDGLMDTEEVKEWIIPTDFDHAEAEARHLIYEADADSDEKLTKEEVLEKYDLFVGSQATDFGDVLVRHDEF is encoded by the exons atgaaaaagtgCATTCGA GTTCAATTACAGTCCATAATGCTGCTCAGTCTGGGCTTTGCTTGTCTCATAATAATCGGTTCGTCGCACGCAATTCCCAAGGAATCGGAAAAACGCGTGCTGGACAACGATTTATCACATTCCGAGCACTACGAGGACGGGCATCACAATGCCAAATACGATCACGAGGCCTTTCTGGGAGAAGATCAAGCCAAAACTTTCGATCAATTGACGCCGGAAGAGAGTTCACGACGATtagg aattatttacgATAAAATCGACACAAACAACGACAAACAAGTAGATTTGgcagaattgaaaaattggatACAATTTACGCAGCGTCGGTATATCCAGGATGACGTTGAACGTCAATGGAAGACACATAATCCAAGCGGCAATGACACGATCGAATGGGAAGTGTACAAAGGGACTGTTTACGGGTTTTTGGATGATTTGGATGAGAAAGAGAAAGATAAAGAAGACGGAATGGGATTTTCTTATCGCAAAATGCTGAGTCGGGATCGTCGACGTTGGGCAGTTGCGGATCGTGATggcgatgaaaaattgacgaaaGAGGAATTTACGGATTTTTTGCATCCGGAGGAAAGTCCGTACATGCGAGATATTGTCGTAGCGGAGACAATTGAGgatattgacaaaaatggcgaTGGAAAAGTGTCGATCGAGGAATATATTGGAGATATGTATCCAAATAAGGAAGATGATGACGAAGATGAACCGGATTGGGTCAAGAGTGAACGtgatattttcatgaatttcag agacAAAGACAAGGATGGATTAATGGACACGGAAGAAGTCAAAGAATGGATCATCCCAACAGATTTCGATCATGCAGAAGCTGAAGCGAGACACTTAATCTACGAAGCTGACGCCGATagcgatgaaaaattgacgaaaGAAGAAGTCCTTGAGAAATACGACTTGTTCGTTGGCTCACAAGCCACAGACTTTGGCGACGTTCTTGTGCGACACGATGAATTCTGA
- the LOC134828171 gene encoding calumenin-B isoform X1: MKKCIRVSKHKVQLQSIMLLSLGFACLIIIGSSHAIPKESEKRVLDNDLSHSEHYEDGHHNAKYDHEAFLGEDQAKTFDQLTPEESSRRLGIIYDKIDTNNDKQVDLAELKNWIQFTQRRYIQDDVERQWKTHNPSGNDTIEWEVYKGTVYGFLDDLDEKEKDKEDGMGFSYRKMLSRDRRRWAVADRDGDEKLTKEEFTDFLHPEESPYMRDIVVAETIEDIDKNGDGKVSIEEYIGDMYPNKEDDDEDEPDWVKSERDIFMNFRDKDKDGLMDTEEVKEWIIPTDFDHAEAEARHLIYEADADSDEKLTKEEVLEKYDLFVGSQATDFGDVLVRHDEF; the protein is encoded by the exons atgaaaaagtgCATTCGAGTGAGTAAGCACAAG GTTCAATTACAGTCCATAATGCTGCTCAGTCTGGGCTTTGCTTGTCTCATAATAATCGGTTCGTCGCACGCAATTCCCAAGGAATCGGAAAAACGCGTGCTGGACAACGATTTATCACATTCCGAGCACTACGAGGACGGGCATCACAATGCCAAATACGATCACGAGGCCTTTCTGGGAGAAGATCAAGCCAAAACTTTCGATCAATTGACGCCGGAAGAGAGTTCACGACGATtagg aattatttacgATAAAATCGACACAAACAACGACAAACAAGTAGATTTGgcagaattgaaaaattggatACAATTTACGCAGCGTCGGTATATCCAGGATGACGTTGAACGTCAATGGAAGACACATAATCCAAGCGGCAATGACACGATCGAATGGGAAGTGTACAAAGGGACTGTTTACGGGTTTTTGGATGATTTGGATGAGAAAGAGAAAGATAAAGAAGACGGAATGGGATTTTCTTATCGCAAAATGCTGAGTCGGGATCGTCGACGTTGGGCAGTTGCGGATCGTGATggcgatgaaaaattgacgaaaGAGGAATTTACGGATTTTTTGCATCCGGAGGAAAGTCCGTACATGCGAGATATTGTCGTAGCGGAGACAATTGAGgatattgacaaaaatggcgaTGGAAAAGTGTCGATCGAGGAATATATTGGAGATATGTATCCAAATAAGGAAGATGATGACGAAGATGAACCGGATTGGGTCAAGAGTGAACGtgatattttcatgaatttcag agacAAAGACAAGGATGGATTAATGGACACGGAAGAAGTCAAAGAATGGATCATCCCAACAGATTTCGATCATGCAGAAGCTGAAGCGAGACACTTAATCTACGAAGCTGACGCCGATagcgatgaaaaattgacgaaaGAAGAAGTCCTTGAGAAATACGACTTGTTCGTTGGCTCACAAGCCACAGACTTTGGCGACGTTCTTGTGCGACACGATGAATTCTGA
- the LOC134836918 gene encoding protein Rae1, which yields MFGGGIQLGQNTSFSANTTTPGVGKDFEVTAPPDDSVSALEFSPATLQQNFLISGSWDFSVRCWEVEQTGKTNPKSMKNLGCPVLDVCWADDGTKVFIATSDKQAKCWDLGSDQLVQVAQHDAPVKTCHWIKGSNYSCLMTGSWDKTLKFWDTRSQSPMMTLNLPERAYCADVDYPMAVVGTAGRHVVIYSLENKPQQFRQTDSPLKYQHRCVTIFKDKKKTPTGYALGSIEGRVAIQHVNAINPKDNFTFKCHRVNATAGYQDIYAVNDIAFHPVHNTLATVGSDGTFSFWDKDARTKLKSSDTKDQPITKCCFNATGQIFAYALGYDWSKGHEFNVPTKKPVIYLRPCFDELKTRSN from the exons ATGTTTGGCGGCGGCATTCAATTAGGACAAAACACATCATTCAGCGCAAACACAACTACGCCGGGAGTTGGAAAGGATTTCGAAGTAACTGCGCCTCCAGACGATAGCGTCTCCGCATTGGAGTTCAGCCCGGCGACATTACAGCAAAATTTCCTCATATCCGGTAGTTGGGATTTTAGt gttCGTTGTTGGGAAGTCGAACAAACGGGAAAAACGAATCCAaagtcaatgaaaaatttgggaTGTCCCGTTTTGGATGTTTGTTGGGCTGACGATGGAACAAAAGTATTTATCGCAACATCAGATAAACAAGCAAAATGCTGGGATCTGGGTTCGGATCAACTGGTTCAAGTAGCGCAGCATGATGCTCCCGTCAAAACTTGTCATTGGATCAAAGGTTCAAACTATTCGTGCTTAATGACGGGATCTTGGGACAAAACTCTCAAATTTTGGGATACGCGTTCTCAGAGCCCCATGATGACGTTAAATTTACCGGAACGAGCATATTGCGCGGATGTCGATTATCCCATGGCAGTTGTCGGAACTGCAGGTCGCCATGTCGTCATTTACTCGTTGGAGAACAAACCGCAGCAATTTCGTCAAACCGACAGTCCTTTAAAGTATCAACATCGTTGCGTCACAATTTTCAAGGATAAGAAGAAAACGCCGACGGGATATGCTCTCGGAAGTATCGAGGGACGTGTCGCGATTCAACACGTGAACGCAATCAACCCGAAGGATAATTTCACGTTCAAGTGCCATCGTGTCAATGCAACTGCCGGATATCAAGATATTTATGCGGTAAACGATATTGCCTTCCATCCGGTTCATAACACCTTGGCGACGGTAGGATCTGACGGAACTTTCAGCTTTTGGGACAAAGATGCACGCACGAAACTCAAGTCGTCTGACACGAAAGATCAACCGATCACGAAATGTTGCTTTAATGCAACGGGACAAATTTTCGCCTATGCCCTCGGTTACGATTGGTCAAAGGGACACGAATTTAATGTTCCCACGAAGAAACCCGTCATTTACTTAAGACCGTGCTTTGATGAGCTAAAAACTCGTAgtaactaa
- the LOC134836920 gene encoding NADH dehydrogenase [ubiquinone] 1 beta subcomplex subunit 3, with the protein MGGHHEVKIPDWRSYKVENAPQLMEVKEALARQGLKDPWLRNEVWRHDVKQFSTQGKRFALCFVRGAPIGIAAFLITLGIEKAFNIPWAGSRPGHEHHHEHH; encoded by the exons ATGGGTGGTCATCACGAAGTCAAAATCCCCGATTGGCGAAGCTACAAAGTCGAAAATGCCCCTCAATTGATGGAAGTGAAGGAAGCATTGGCACGTCAAGGCTTGAAAGATCCATGGTTGAG aaaTGAAGTTTGGCGTCACGATGTTAAGCAATTTAGCACACAAGGCAAACGATTTGCTTTGTGTTTCGTTCGTGGAGCCCCCATTGGAATCGCTGCTTTTCTCATTACCTTAGGAATCGAAAAGGCTTTCAACATTCCATGGGCTGGAAGTCGTCCTGGACATGAACATCATCATGagcatcattaa